The Equus caballus isolate H_3958 breed thoroughbred chromosome 13, TB-T2T, whole genome shotgun sequence genome includes a window with the following:
- the GREP1 gene encoding glycine-rich extracellular protein 1 isoform X15: MGTQAFPAALFLLCLTSESLQGGLPPLSPGLGKGYGPPSGLGAGFGNGNGLRAQPGAGGGVRPLKPGLGNGNQLGAGAFPGVAAQPGIGGAVKPQKPGYGNGLGAGAFPGLGAQPGFGSRNGLGVSAFPGAGALPGIGGIVKPQKPGYANGNGMGTRAFLGVGAQPGLAAQNGFGPGFGGGGKPQKPGPAAQNGYGPGFGGAVKPQKPGFGNGNGLGAQPGQETQNGYGAGFRGGMKPQKPGYIQGNGLGAQPGPVTQNGYGPGFGGAVKPQKPGFGNGNGLGAQPGLPAQNGYPAGPPAQNGYGAGIGEGMKLQKPVYRNGLAAGAFPGQRAQPGLGEGVKPQKPGYGNGNGLGAQPAPTAAIQWGLKPQKAGYQPLNGYGPGAEVGFGGGLQPQKVGFGYWNGGLGAGVFPEARPQPGFPGANGFRNGYEEEVLVDSRAAAPAPEGNGQAASLRGSPWPSLQPWGAALKPGYAAGGTYPGVSSQPGPYGQLRPDLGPGPFGGPEVKRDISDLLGNGYGGRCPLGKC; this comes from the exons ATGGGCACCCAGGCCTTCcccgccgccctcttcctgctctgcctgaCTTCTGAAAGCCTGCAAGGCG GGCTGCCTCCGTTGTCTCCAGGCCTGGGGAAAG GCTACGGTCCCCCCAGTGGCCTGGGAGCAG GATTCGGGAACGGGAATGGGCTGAGAGCCCAGCCAG GCGCTGGAGGGGGTGTGAGACCCCTCAAGCCAG GGCTTGGGAATGGGAACCAGCTGGGAGCAGGGGCCTTCCCAGGTGTTGCAGCCCAGCCAG GCATTGGAGGAGCTGTGAAACCTCAGAAACCAG GATATGGCAATGGCCTGGGAGCTGGGGCCTTcccagggctgggagcccagCCAG GATTTGGGAGCAGAAATGGTTTAGGAGTCAGTGCTTTTCCCGGGGCAGGAGCCCTGCCAG gAATTGGAGGGATTGTGAAACCCCAAAAGCCAG GATATGCCAACGGGAATGGGATGGGAACCAGGGCCTTCCTGGGAGTTGGAGCCCAGCCAG GTCTCGCAGCTCAGAATGGCTTTGGACCAG GCTTTGGAGGGGGTGGAAAACCCCAGAAGCCAG GTCCTGCAGCTCAGAACGGCTATGGACCAG GCTTTGGAGGGGCCGTGAAACCCCAGAAGCCGG GATTTGGGAACGGCAATGGGCTGGGTGCCCAGCCAG GCCAGGAAACCCAGAACGGATACGGGGCAG GCTTCAGGGGGGGCATGAAGCCCCAGAAGCCAG gATACATTCAGGGAAATGGACTGGGAGCCCAGCCAG GCCCTGTGACTCAAAACGGCTATGGACCAG GCTTTGGAGGGGCCGTGAAACCCCAGAAGCCGG GATTTGGGAATGGCAATGGGCTGGGAGCCCAGCCAG gccTCCCAGCTCAGAATGGCTACCCTGCAGGCCCCCCAGCTCAGAATGGCTACGGAGCAG GCATTGGTGAGGGCATGAAGCTGCAGAAGCCAG TTTACAGGAACGGGCTGGCAGCCGGAGCCTTCCCAGGCCAAAGGGCCCAGCCAG GTCTGGGAGAGGGTGTGAAACCTCAGAAGCCAG GATATGGCAACGGAAACGGGCTGGGGGCCCAGCCAG CACCAACTGCAGCCATCCAGTGGGGACTGAAACCTCAGAAAGCAG GGTACCAGCCTCTGAATGGCTATGGACCAGGAGCAGAAGTGG GCTTTGGTGGTGGCCTTCAGCCCCAGAAAGTCG GGTTTGGTTACTGGAATGGTGGTCTGGGAGCTGGGGTCTTCCCTGAGGCCCGCCCGCAGCCAg gGTTCCCTGGGGCCAATGGCTTTAGGAATG GGTATGAGGAGGAAGTGCTTGTGGACTCCAGAGCAGCAGCTCCAGCCCCTGAAGGAAATG GTCAGGCCGCTTCCCTGAGGGGctctccctggccctccctccagccctggggagCTGCCCTGAAGCCTGGATATGCTGCTGGAGGCACATATCCAGGGGTCAGCAGCCAGCCAG ggCCCTATGGGCAACTGAGGCCAGACCTGGGCCCCGGGCCTTTCG GGGGCCCTGAGGTGAAGAGAGACATCAGTGACCTGCTGGGAAATGGCTATGGAG
- the GREP1 gene encoding glycine-rich extracellular protein 1 isoform X2 encodes MGTQAFPAALFLLCLTSESLQGGLPPLSPGLGKGYGPPSGLGAGFGNGNGLRAQPGAGGGVRPLKPGLGNGNQLGAGAFPGVAAQPGIGGAVKPQKPGYGNGLGAGAFPGLGAQPGFGSRNGLGVSAFPGAGALPGIGGIVKPQKPGYANGNGMGTRAFLGVGAQPGLAAQNGFGPGFGGGGKPQKPGPAAQNGYGPGFGGAVKPQKPGFGNGNGLGAQPGQETQNGYGAGFRGGMKPQKPGYIQGNGLGAQPGPVTQNGYGPGFGGAVKPQKPGFGNGNGLGAQPGLPAQNGYPAGPPAQNGYGAGIGEGMKLQKPVYRNGLAAGAFPGQRAQPGSPPGAGLQIPAGLGEGVKPQKPGYGNGNGLGAQPAPTAAIQWGLKPQKAGYQPLNGYGPGAEVGFGGGLQPQKVGFGYWNGGLGAGVFPEARPQPGFPGANGFRNGYEEEVLVDSRAAAPAPEGNGQAASLRGSPWPSLQPWGAALKPGYAAGGTYPGVSSQPGPYGQLRPDLGPGPFGGPEVKRDISDLLGNGYGGRCPLGKC; translated from the exons ATGGGCACCCAGGCCTTCcccgccgccctcttcctgctctgcctgaCTTCTGAAAGCCTGCAAGGCG GGCTGCCTCCGTTGTCTCCAGGCCTGGGGAAAG GCTACGGTCCCCCCAGTGGCCTGGGAGCAG GATTCGGGAACGGGAATGGGCTGAGAGCCCAGCCAG GCGCTGGAGGGGGTGTGAGACCCCTCAAGCCAG GGCTTGGGAATGGGAACCAGCTGGGAGCAGGGGCCTTCCCAGGTGTTGCAGCCCAGCCAG GCATTGGAGGAGCTGTGAAACCTCAGAAACCAG GATATGGCAATGGCCTGGGAGCTGGGGCCTTcccagggctgggagcccagCCAG GATTTGGGAGCAGAAATGGTTTAGGAGTCAGTGCTTTTCCCGGGGCAGGAGCCCTGCCAG gAATTGGAGGGATTGTGAAACCCCAAAAGCCAG GATATGCCAACGGGAATGGGATGGGAACCAGGGCCTTCCTGGGAGTTGGAGCCCAGCCAG GTCTCGCAGCTCAGAATGGCTTTGGACCAG GCTTTGGAGGGGGTGGAAAACCCCAGAAGCCAG GTCCTGCAGCTCAGAACGGCTATGGACCAG GCTTTGGAGGGGCCGTGAAACCCCAGAAGCCGG GATTTGGGAACGGCAATGGGCTGGGTGCCCAGCCAG GCCAGGAAACCCAGAACGGATACGGGGCAG GCTTCAGGGGGGGCATGAAGCCCCAGAAGCCAG gATACATTCAGGGAAATGGACTGGGAGCCCAGCCAG GCCCTGTGACTCAAAACGGCTATGGACCAG GCTTTGGAGGGGCCGTGAAACCCCAGAAGCCGG GATTTGGGAATGGCAATGGGCTGGGAGCCCAGCCAG gccTCCCAGCTCAGAATGGCTACCCTGCAGGCCCCCCAGCTCAGAATGGCTACGGAGCAG GCATTGGTGAGGGCATGAAGCTGCAGAAGCCAG TTTACAGGAACGGGCTGGCAGCCGGAGCCTTCCCAGGCCAAAGGGCCCAGCCAG GATCCCCGCCAGGGGCCGGGCTGCAAATCCCAGCAG GTCTGGGAGAGGGTGTGAAACCTCAGAAGCCAG GATATGGCAACGGAAACGGGCTGGGGGCCCAGCCAG CACCAACTGCAGCCATCCAGTGGGGACTGAAACCTCAGAAAGCAG GGTACCAGCCTCTGAATGGCTATGGACCAGGAGCAGAAGTGG GCTTTGGTGGTGGCCTTCAGCCCCAGAAAGTCG GGTTTGGTTACTGGAATGGTGGTCTGGGAGCTGGGGTCTTCCCTGAGGCCCGCCCGCAGCCAg gGTTCCCTGGGGCCAATGGCTTTAGGAATG GGTATGAGGAGGAAGTGCTTGTGGACTCCAGAGCAGCAGCTCCAGCCCCTGAAGGAAATG GTCAGGCCGCTTCCCTGAGGGGctctccctggccctccctccagccctggggagCTGCCCTGAAGCCTGGATATGCTGCTGGAGGCACATATCCAGGGGTCAGCAGCCAGCCAG ggCCCTATGGGCAACTGAGGCCAGACCTGGGCCCCGGGCCTTTCG GGGGCCCTGAGGTGAAGAGAGACATCAGTGACCTGCTGGGAAATGGCTATGGAG
- the GREP1 gene encoding glycine-rich extracellular protein 1 isoform X7, which translates to MGTQAFPAALFLLCLTSESLQGGLPPLSPGLGKGYGPPSGLGAGFGNGNGLRAQPGAGGGVRPLKPGLGNGNQLGAGAFPGVAAQPGIGGAVKPQKPGYGNGLGAGAFPGLGAQPGFGSRNGLGVSAFPGAGALPGIGGIVKPQKPGYANGNGMGTRAFLGVGAQPGLAAQNGFGPGFGGGGKPQKPGPAAQNGYGPGFGGAVKPQKPGFGNGNGLGAQPGQETQNGYGAGFRGGMKPQKPGYIQGNGLGAQPGPVTQNGYGPGFGGAVKPQKPGFGNGNGLGAQPGLPAQNGYPAGPPAQNGYGAGPQVPIGYGPGIGEGMKLQKPVYRNGLAAGAFPGQRAQPGLGEGVKPQKPGYGNGNGLGAQPAPTAAIQWGLKPQKAGYQPLNGYGPGAEVGFGGGLQPQKVGFGYWNGGLGAGVFPEARPQPGFPGANGFRNGYEEEVLVDSRAAAPAPEGNGQAASLRGSPWPSLQPWGAALKPGYAAGGTYPGVSSQPGPYGQLRPDLGPGPFGGPEVKRDISDLLGNGYGGRCPLGKC; encoded by the exons ATGGGCACCCAGGCCTTCcccgccgccctcttcctgctctgcctgaCTTCTGAAAGCCTGCAAGGCG GGCTGCCTCCGTTGTCTCCAGGCCTGGGGAAAG GCTACGGTCCCCCCAGTGGCCTGGGAGCAG GATTCGGGAACGGGAATGGGCTGAGAGCCCAGCCAG GCGCTGGAGGGGGTGTGAGACCCCTCAAGCCAG GGCTTGGGAATGGGAACCAGCTGGGAGCAGGGGCCTTCCCAGGTGTTGCAGCCCAGCCAG GCATTGGAGGAGCTGTGAAACCTCAGAAACCAG GATATGGCAATGGCCTGGGAGCTGGGGCCTTcccagggctgggagcccagCCAG GATTTGGGAGCAGAAATGGTTTAGGAGTCAGTGCTTTTCCCGGGGCAGGAGCCCTGCCAG gAATTGGAGGGATTGTGAAACCCCAAAAGCCAG GATATGCCAACGGGAATGGGATGGGAACCAGGGCCTTCCTGGGAGTTGGAGCCCAGCCAG GTCTCGCAGCTCAGAATGGCTTTGGACCAG GCTTTGGAGGGGGTGGAAAACCCCAGAAGCCAG GTCCTGCAGCTCAGAACGGCTATGGACCAG GCTTTGGAGGGGCCGTGAAACCCCAGAAGCCGG GATTTGGGAACGGCAATGGGCTGGGTGCCCAGCCAG GCCAGGAAACCCAGAACGGATACGGGGCAG GCTTCAGGGGGGGCATGAAGCCCCAGAAGCCAG gATACATTCAGGGAAATGGACTGGGAGCCCAGCCAG GCCCTGTGACTCAAAACGGCTATGGACCAG GCTTTGGAGGGGCCGTGAAACCCCAGAAGCCGG GATTTGGGAATGGCAATGGGCTGGGAGCCCAGCCAG gccTCCCAGCTCAGAATGGCTACCCTGCAGGCCCCCCAGCTCAGAATGGCTACGGAGCAG GCCCTCAGGTTCCTATCGGTTACGGACCAG GCATTGGTGAGGGCATGAAGCTGCAGAAGCCAG TTTACAGGAACGGGCTGGCAGCCGGAGCCTTCCCAGGCCAAAGGGCCCAGCCAG GTCTGGGAGAGGGTGTGAAACCTCAGAAGCCAG GATATGGCAACGGAAACGGGCTGGGGGCCCAGCCAG CACCAACTGCAGCCATCCAGTGGGGACTGAAACCTCAGAAAGCAG GGTACCAGCCTCTGAATGGCTATGGACCAGGAGCAGAAGTGG GCTTTGGTGGTGGCCTTCAGCCCCAGAAAGTCG GGTTTGGTTACTGGAATGGTGGTCTGGGAGCTGGGGTCTTCCCTGAGGCCCGCCCGCAGCCAg gGTTCCCTGGGGCCAATGGCTTTAGGAATG GGTATGAGGAGGAAGTGCTTGTGGACTCCAGAGCAGCAGCTCCAGCCCCTGAAGGAAATG GTCAGGCCGCTTCCCTGAGGGGctctccctggccctccctccagccctggggagCTGCCCTGAAGCCTGGATATGCTGCTGGAGGCACATATCCAGGGGTCAGCAGCCAGCCAG ggCCCTATGGGCAACTGAGGCCAGACCTGGGCCCCGGGCCTTTCG GGGGCCCTGAGGTGAAGAGAGACATCAGTGACCTGCTGGGAAATGGCTATGGAG
- the GREP1 gene encoding glycine-rich extracellular protein 1 isoform X32 has product MGTQAFPAALFLLCLTSESLQGGLPPLSPGLGKGYGPPSGLGAGFGNGNGLRAQPGAGGGVRPLKPGLGNGNQLGAGAFPGVAAQPGIGGAVKPQKPGYGNGLGAGAFPGLGAQPGFGSRNGLGVSAFPGAGALPGIGGIVKPQKPGYANGNGMGTRAFLGVGAQPGLAAQNGFGPGFGGGGKPQKPGPAAQNGYGPGFGGAVKPQKPGFGNGNGLGAQPGQETQNGYGAGFRGGMKPQKPGYIQGNGLGAQPGPVTQNGYGPGFGGAVKPQKPGLPAQNGYPAGPPAQNGYGAGIGEGMKLQKPVYRNGLAAGAFPGQRAQPGLGEGVKPQKPGYGNGNGLGAQPGYQPLNGYGPGAEVGFGGGLQPQKVGFGYWNGGLGAGVFPEARPQPGFPGANGFRNGYEEEVLVDSRAAAPAPEGNGQAASLRGSPWPSLQPWGAALKPGYAAGGTYPGVSSQPGPYGQLRPDLGPGPFGGPEVKRDISDLLGNGYGGRCPLGKC; this is encoded by the exons ATGGGCACCCAGGCCTTCcccgccgccctcttcctgctctgcctgaCTTCTGAAAGCCTGCAAGGCG GGCTGCCTCCGTTGTCTCCAGGCCTGGGGAAAG GCTACGGTCCCCCCAGTGGCCTGGGAGCAG GATTCGGGAACGGGAATGGGCTGAGAGCCCAGCCAG GCGCTGGAGGGGGTGTGAGACCCCTCAAGCCAG GGCTTGGGAATGGGAACCAGCTGGGAGCAGGGGCCTTCCCAGGTGTTGCAGCCCAGCCAG GCATTGGAGGAGCTGTGAAACCTCAGAAACCAG GATATGGCAATGGCCTGGGAGCTGGGGCCTTcccagggctgggagcccagCCAG GATTTGGGAGCAGAAATGGTTTAGGAGTCAGTGCTTTTCCCGGGGCAGGAGCCCTGCCAG gAATTGGAGGGATTGTGAAACCCCAAAAGCCAG GATATGCCAACGGGAATGGGATGGGAACCAGGGCCTTCCTGGGAGTTGGAGCCCAGCCAG GTCTCGCAGCTCAGAATGGCTTTGGACCAG GCTTTGGAGGGGGTGGAAAACCCCAGAAGCCAG GTCCTGCAGCTCAGAACGGCTATGGACCAG GCTTTGGAGGGGCCGTGAAACCCCAGAAGCCGG GATTTGGGAACGGCAATGGGCTGGGTGCCCAGCCAG GCCAGGAAACCCAGAACGGATACGGGGCAG GCTTCAGGGGGGGCATGAAGCCCCAGAAGCCAG gATACATTCAGGGAAATGGACTGGGAGCCCAGCCAG GCCCTGTGACTCAAAACGGCTATGGACCAG GCTTTGGAGGGGCCGTGAAACCCCAGAAGCCGG gccTCCCAGCTCAGAATGGCTACCCTGCAGGCCCCCCAGCTCAGAATGGCTACGGAGCAG GCATTGGTGAGGGCATGAAGCTGCAGAAGCCAG TTTACAGGAACGGGCTGGCAGCCGGAGCCTTCCCAGGCCAAAGGGCCCAGCCAG GTCTGGGAGAGGGTGTGAAACCTCAGAAGCCAG GATATGGCAACGGAAACGGGCTGGGGGCCCAGCCAG GGTACCAGCCTCTGAATGGCTATGGACCAGGAGCAGAAGTGG GCTTTGGTGGTGGCCTTCAGCCCCAGAAAGTCG GGTTTGGTTACTGGAATGGTGGTCTGGGAGCTGGGGTCTTCCCTGAGGCCCGCCCGCAGCCAg gGTTCCCTGGGGCCAATGGCTTTAGGAATG GGTATGAGGAGGAAGTGCTTGTGGACTCCAGAGCAGCAGCTCCAGCCCCTGAAGGAAATG GTCAGGCCGCTTCCCTGAGGGGctctccctggccctccctccagccctggggagCTGCCCTGAAGCCTGGATATGCTGCTGGAGGCACATATCCAGGGGTCAGCAGCCAGCCAG ggCCCTATGGGCAACTGAGGCCAGACCTGGGCCCCGGGCCTTTCG GGGGCCCTGAGGTGAAGAGAGACATCAGTGACCTGCTGGGAAATGGCTATGGAG
- the GREP1 gene encoding glycine-rich extracellular protein 1 isoform X1 encodes MGTQAFPAALFLLCLTSESLQGGLPPLSPGLGKGYGPPSGLGAGFGNGNGLRAQPGAGGGVRPLKPGLGNGNQLGAGAFPGVAAQPGIGGAVKPQKPGYGNGLGAGAFPGLGAQPGFGSRNGLGVSAFPGAGALPGIGGIVKPQKPGYANGNGMGTRAFLGVGAQPGLAAQNGFGPGFGGGGKPQKPGPAAQNGYGPGFGGAVKPQKPGFGNGNGLGAQPGQETQNGYGAGFRGGMKPQKPGYIQGNGLGAQPGPVTQNGYGPGFGGAVKPQKPGFGNGNGLGAQPGLPAQNGYPAGPPAQNGYGAGPQVPIGYGPGIGEGMKLQKPVYRNGLAAGAFPGQRAQPGSPPGAGLQIPAGLGEGVKPQKPGYGNGNGLGAQPAPTAAIQWGLKPQKAGYQPLNGYGPGAEVGFGGGLQPQKVGFGYWNGGLGAGVFPEARPQPGFPGANGFRNGYEEEVLVDSRAAAPAPEGNGQAASLRGSPWPSLQPWGAALKPGYAAGGTYPGVSSQPGPYGQLRPDLGPGPFGGPEVKRDISDLLGNGYGGRCPLGKC; translated from the exons ATGGGCACCCAGGCCTTCcccgccgccctcttcctgctctgcctgaCTTCTGAAAGCCTGCAAGGCG GGCTGCCTCCGTTGTCTCCAGGCCTGGGGAAAG GCTACGGTCCCCCCAGTGGCCTGGGAGCAG GATTCGGGAACGGGAATGGGCTGAGAGCCCAGCCAG GCGCTGGAGGGGGTGTGAGACCCCTCAAGCCAG GGCTTGGGAATGGGAACCAGCTGGGAGCAGGGGCCTTCCCAGGTGTTGCAGCCCAGCCAG GCATTGGAGGAGCTGTGAAACCTCAGAAACCAG GATATGGCAATGGCCTGGGAGCTGGGGCCTTcccagggctgggagcccagCCAG GATTTGGGAGCAGAAATGGTTTAGGAGTCAGTGCTTTTCCCGGGGCAGGAGCCCTGCCAG gAATTGGAGGGATTGTGAAACCCCAAAAGCCAG GATATGCCAACGGGAATGGGATGGGAACCAGGGCCTTCCTGGGAGTTGGAGCCCAGCCAG GTCTCGCAGCTCAGAATGGCTTTGGACCAG GCTTTGGAGGGGGTGGAAAACCCCAGAAGCCAG GTCCTGCAGCTCAGAACGGCTATGGACCAG GCTTTGGAGGGGCCGTGAAACCCCAGAAGCCGG GATTTGGGAACGGCAATGGGCTGGGTGCCCAGCCAG GCCAGGAAACCCAGAACGGATACGGGGCAG GCTTCAGGGGGGGCATGAAGCCCCAGAAGCCAG gATACATTCAGGGAAATGGACTGGGAGCCCAGCCAG GCCCTGTGACTCAAAACGGCTATGGACCAG GCTTTGGAGGGGCCGTGAAACCCCAGAAGCCGG GATTTGGGAATGGCAATGGGCTGGGAGCCCAGCCAG gccTCCCAGCTCAGAATGGCTACCCTGCAGGCCCCCCAGCTCAGAATGGCTACGGAGCAG GCCCTCAGGTTCCTATCGGTTACGGACCAG GCATTGGTGAGGGCATGAAGCTGCAGAAGCCAG TTTACAGGAACGGGCTGGCAGCCGGAGCCTTCCCAGGCCAAAGGGCCCAGCCAG GATCCCCGCCAGGGGCCGGGCTGCAAATCCCAGCAG GTCTGGGAGAGGGTGTGAAACCTCAGAAGCCAG GATATGGCAACGGAAACGGGCTGGGGGCCCAGCCAG CACCAACTGCAGCCATCCAGTGGGGACTGAAACCTCAGAAAGCAG GGTACCAGCCTCTGAATGGCTATGGACCAGGAGCAGAAGTGG GCTTTGGTGGTGGCCTTCAGCCCCAGAAAGTCG GGTTTGGTTACTGGAATGGTGGTCTGGGAGCTGGGGTCTTCCCTGAGGCCCGCCCGCAGCCAg gGTTCCCTGGGGCCAATGGCTTTAGGAATG GGTATGAGGAGGAAGTGCTTGTGGACTCCAGAGCAGCAGCTCCAGCCCCTGAAGGAAATG GTCAGGCCGCTTCCCTGAGGGGctctccctggccctccctccagccctggggagCTGCCCTGAAGCCTGGATATGCTGCTGGAGGCACATATCCAGGGGTCAGCAGCCAGCCAG ggCCCTATGGGCAACTGAGGCCAGACCTGGGCCCCGGGCCTTTCG GGGGCCCTGAGGTGAAGAGAGACATCAGTGACCTGCTGGGAAATGGCTATGGAG
- the GREP1 gene encoding glycine-rich extracellular protein 1 isoform X13 encodes MGTQAFPAALFLLCLTSESLQGGYGPPSGLGAGFGNGNGLRAQPGLGNGNQLGAGAFPGVAAQPGIGGAVKPQKPGYGNGLGAGAFPGLGAQPGFGSRNGLGVSAFPGAGALPGIGGIVKPQKPGYANGNGMGTRAFLGVGAQPGLAAQNGFGPGFGGGGKPQKPGPAAQNGYGPGFGGAVKPQKPGFGNGNGLGAQPGQETQNGYGAGFRGGMKPQKPGYIQGNGLGAQPGPVTQNGYGPGFGGAVKPQKPGFGNGNGLGAQPGLPAQNGYPAGPPAQNGYGAGPQVPIGYGPGIGEGMKLQKPVYRNGLAAGAFPGQRAQPGSPPGAGLQIPAGLGEGVKPQKPGYGNGNGLGAQPAPTAAIQWGLKPQKAGYQPLNGYGPGAEVGFGGGLQPQKVGFGYWNGGLGAGVFPEARPQPGFPGANGFRNGYEEEVLVDSRAAAPAPEGNGQAASLRGSPWPSLQPWGAALKPGYAAGGTYPGVSSQPGPYGQLRPDLGPGPFGGPEVKRDISDLLGNGYGGRCPLGKC; translated from the exons ATGGGCACCCAGGCCTTCcccgccgccctcttcctgctctgcctgaCTTCTGAAAGCCTGCAAGGCG GCTACGGTCCCCCCAGTGGCCTGGGAGCAG GATTCGGGAACGGGAATGGGCTGAGAGCCCAGCCAG GGCTTGGGAATGGGAACCAGCTGGGAGCAGGGGCCTTCCCAGGTGTTGCAGCCCAGCCAG GCATTGGAGGAGCTGTGAAACCTCAGAAACCAG GATATGGCAATGGCCTGGGAGCTGGGGCCTTcccagggctgggagcccagCCAG GATTTGGGAGCAGAAATGGTTTAGGAGTCAGTGCTTTTCCCGGGGCAGGAGCCCTGCCAG gAATTGGAGGGATTGTGAAACCCCAAAAGCCAG GATATGCCAACGGGAATGGGATGGGAACCAGGGCCTTCCTGGGAGTTGGAGCCCAGCCAG GTCTCGCAGCTCAGAATGGCTTTGGACCAG GCTTTGGAGGGGGTGGAAAACCCCAGAAGCCAG GTCCTGCAGCTCAGAACGGCTATGGACCAG GCTTTGGAGGGGCCGTGAAACCCCAGAAGCCGG GATTTGGGAACGGCAATGGGCTGGGTGCCCAGCCAG GCCAGGAAACCCAGAACGGATACGGGGCAG GCTTCAGGGGGGGCATGAAGCCCCAGAAGCCAG gATACATTCAGGGAAATGGACTGGGAGCCCAGCCAG GCCCTGTGACTCAAAACGGCTATGGACCAG GCTTTGGAGGGGCCGTGAAACCCCAGAAGCCGG GATTTGGGAATGGCAATGGGCTGGGAGCCCAGCCAG gccTCCCAGCTCAGAATGGCTACCCTGCAGGCCCCCCAGCTCAGAATGGCTACGGAGCAG GCCCTCAGGTTCCTATCGGTTACGGACCAG GCATTGGTGAGGGCATGAAGCTGCAGAAGCCAG TTTACAGGAACGGGCTGGCAGCCGGAGCCTTCCCAGGCCAAAGGGCCCAGCCAG GATCCCCGCCAGGGGCCGGGCTGCAAATCCCAGCAG GTCTGGGAGAGGGTGTGAAACCTCAGAAGCCAG GATATGGCAACGGAAACGGGCTGGGGGCCCAGCCAG CACCAACTGCAGCCATCCAGTGGGGACTGAAACCTCAGAAAGCAG GGTACCAGCCTCTGAATGGCTATGGACCAGGAGCAGAAGTGG GCTTTGGTGGTGGCCTTCAGCCCCAGAAAGTCG GGTTTGGTTACTGGAATGGTGGTCTGGGAGCTGGGGTCTTCCCTGAGGCCCGCCCGCAGCCAg gGTTCCCTGGGGCCAATGGCTTTAGGAATG GGTATGAGGAGGAAGTGCTTGTGGACTCCAGAGCAGCAGCTCCAGCCCCTGAAGGAAATG GTCAGGCCGCTTCCCTGAGGGGctctccctggccctccctccagccctggggagCTGCCCTGAAGCCTGGATATGCTGCTGGAGGCACATATCCAGGGGTCAGCAGCCAGCCAG ggCCCTATGGGCAACTGAGGCCAGACCTGGGCCCCGGGCCTTTCG GGGGCCCTGAGGTGAAGAGAGACATCAGTGACCTGCTGGGAAATGGCTATGGAG